A stretch of the Enterobacter mori genome encodes the following:
- the araF gene encoding arabinose ABC transporter substrate-binding protein AraF — protein sequence MHKFTKALAAIGLAAVMSQSAMAENLKLGFLVKQPEEPWFQTEWKFADKAGKDLGFEVIKIAVPDGEKTLNAIDSLAASGAKGFVICTPDPKLGSAIAAKARGYDMKVIAVDDQFVNAKGKPMDSVPLVMMAATKIGERQGQELYKEMQKRGWDVKETGVMAITADELDTARRRTTGSMDALKAAGFPEKQIYKVPTKSNDIPGAFDAANSMLVQHPEVKHWLVVGMNDNTVLGGVRATEGQGFKAPDVIGIGINGVDAVSELSKAQATGFYGSLLPSPDVHGYKSSEMLYNWVTKGAEPPKFTEVTDVVLITRDNFKEELAKKGLGGK from the coding sequence ATGCACAAATTTACTAAAGCGCTGGCGGCCATCGGTCTGGCTGCCGTTATGTCACAATCCGCTATGGCTGAGAATTTAAAACTCGGTTTTTTGGTAAAACAGCCCGAAGAACCCTGGTTCCAGACGGAGTGGAAATTCGCCGATAAGGCCGGGAAAGATTTAGGTTTTGAAGTCATTAAAATCGCCGTGCCGGACGGTGAAAAAACCCTGAATGCCATTGACAGCCTGGCGGCCAGCGGGGCGAAAGGTTTCGTTATCTGTACGCCGGATCCGAAGCTGGGTTCTGCCATTGCCGCGAAGGCGCGCGGTTACGACATGAAGGTCATTGCCGTTGATGACCAGTTCGTCAATGCCAAAGGCAAGCCGATGGATAGCGTACCGCTGGTGATGATGGCGGCGACCAAAATCGGTGAACGTCAGGGCCAGGAACTCTATAAAGAGATGCAAAAACGCGGCTGGGATGTAAAAGAAACCGGCGTGATGGCGATTACCGCTGACGAGCTGGACACGGCGCGTCGTCGTACTACCGGTTCAATGGACGCCCTGAAAGCGGCCGGCTTCCCGGAAAAGCAGATCTATAAAGTGCCGACCAAATCTAACGACATTCCCGGTGCCTTTGATGCAGCAAACTCCATGCTGGTTCAGCATCCTGAAGTGAAACACTGGCTGGTGGTTGGCATGAACGATAACACCGTGCTGGGCGGCGTGCGCGCAACCGAAGGCCAGGGCTTCAAAGCGCCTGATGTTATCGGCATCGGCATCAACGGCGTGGACGCGGTCAGCGAACTGTCCAAAGCGCAGGCGACCGGCTTCTATGGCTCGCTGCTGCCAAGCCCGGATGTTCACGGCTACAAATCGAGCGAAATGCTCTACAACTGGGTGACCAAAGGGGCTGAACCGCCGAAATTCACCGAAGTGACCGACGTGGTGCTGATCACCCGCGACAACTTCAAAGAGGAGCTGGCGAAAAAAGGACTGGGCGGTAAGTAA
- a CDS encoding DJ-1 family glyoxalase III produces MANVAVLLAPGFEEAEAIITIDILRRLNIEVETLACAESRAVVSYHNIPMVADSTLAERLDTLYDAVVLPGGPQGSVNLAASPEVIRFVSTHDENGKLICPICSAAARVLGGNGLLKGRRYVCSGELWETVTDGEYVDAPVVEDKNLISSKGLGHAFDFALTLSARLLGDEAPARDHADHIYYAW; encoded by the coding sequence ATGGCGAACGTTGCGGTGCTGCTGGCACCTGGTTTTGAGGAAGCAGAAGCAATTATTACGATTGATATTCTGCGTCGGTTGAATATTGAGGTGGAAACCCTGGCCTGCGCAGAGTCCCGTGCGGTGGTGAGCTACCATAATATTCCGATGGTGGCTGACAGTACCCTGGCCGAACGTCTGGACACGCTTTATGACGCGGTGGTTTTACCCGGAGGCCCGCAGGGCAGCGTCAATCTGGCCGCTAGCCCGGAGGTTATCCGTTTCGTGTCCACCCATGATGAAAACGGTAAACTGATCTGCCCAATCTGTTCTGCCGCGGCGCGCGTGCTCGGCGGAAATGGGCTGCTGAAGGGGCGGCGTTACGTATGCTCGGGAGAATTATGGGAGACGGTCACTGACGGAGAATACGTTGATGCGCCAGTCGTAGAGGATAAAAACCTGATCAGCAGTAAAGGCCTGGGCCACGCGTTTGACTTCGCGCTGACCCTTTCTGCTCGCCTGTTGGGTGACGAAGCGCCTGCCCGCGATCACGCGGATCACATCTATTACGCCTGGTAA
- a CDS encoding non-heme ferritin-like protein: protein MTTQTMMQKLNAQMNLEFYASNLHLHLSAWCSENSLTGSATFFRTQAQSNVTHMMRVFNFLKAVGANPIVKALDTIDDSYTSLEELFQKTLEEYEQRCNTLSKLADEAKAQHDSITLKFLRDMDKEQQQDGTLLKTLADELRNAKHAGLCPEQTDRHLLDIVTVQRH, encoded by the coding sequence ATGACTACCCAAACGATGATGCAAAAACTGAATGCCCAAATGAACCTGGAGTTCTACGCCTCCAATTTGCACCTGCATTTGAGTGCGTGGTGCTCCGAAAACAGTCTTACTGGTTCAGCCACGTTCTTTCGTACTCAGGCACAAAGTAACGTCACGCATATGATGCGCGTCTTTAACTTTCTGAAAGCTGTAGGGGCAAACCCTATCGTAAAAGCCCTGGACACGATCGACGATAGCTACACTTCGCTGGAAGAATTGTTCCAGAAAACGCTTGAAGAGTATGAACAGCGTTGCAACACACTCAGCAAACTGGCCGATGAAGCCAAAGCGCAGCACGACAGTATTACCCTGAAATTCCTGCGCGATATGGACAAAGAGCAACAACAGGACGGCACGTTGCTCAAAACGCTTGCGGACGAACTCCGCAATGCGAAACATGCCGGTTTATGCCCGGAGCAGACTGACCGTCATCTGCTCGACATTGTCACCGTTCAGCGTCACTGA
- a CDS encoding anaerobic C4-dicarboxylate transporter, whose protein sequence is MITIEFIVVIACLLVGTRFGGMGLGLISGIGLFILSFIFGLQPGKPPVDVMLTILAVIGCAATLQTAGGLNVMMQFAERLLRKHPQHITLLAPFTTWMLTFLCGTGHVVYTMFPIIADIALKKGIRPERPMAVASVASQMAITASPVSVAVVSLVSILGAQHGIGHAWGILEILAVSVPASLFGVAIAALWSLRRGKDLADDVEFQEKLKDPKQREFIYGSTETLMNQRFPKQAYWSTWIFFTGIAIVVLLGAVPELRPAFEVKGKMAALSMNLVIQMMMLIAGAVMLMACKVNASAISNGAVFKAGMVAIFSVFGVAWMSDTFFQAHLDELKMALEGVVKSHPWTYAIVLFLVSKLVNSQAAALTAVAPMGLMLGIDPKMLIAFFPASYGYFVLPTYPSDLACIGFDRSGTTRIGKFIINHSFILPGLIGVSCACAASYLLVQTFF, encoded by the coding sequence ATGATCACCATTGAGTTTATTGTTGTTATTGCCTGTCTGCTGGTCGGGACCCGCTTTGGCGGGATGGGACTGGGGCTAATAAGCGGTATTGGCCTGTTTATTCTGAGCTTCATTTTTGGGCTTCAACCCGGCAAACCGCCGGTTGACGTGATGCTGACCATTCTCGCGGTGATTGGCTGTGCGGCCACCCTGCAGACTGCCGGTGGTCTGAATGTGATGATGCAGTTTGCCGAACGTCTGTTGCGCAAACACCCTCAGCACATCACGCTCCTCGCCCCCTTTACCACCTGGATGCTGACCTTTCTGTGCGGTACGGGCCACGTGGTGTACACCATGTTCCCCATCATTGCGGATATTGCGCTGAAAAAAGGGATCCGCCCGGAACGCCCCATGGCGGTAGCCTCCGTGGCCTCGCAAATGGCCATCACCGCCTCGCCTGTATCGGTCGCGGTTGTGTCGCTGGTGTCGATTCTCGGCGCGCAGCACGGAATCGGTCACGCGTGGGGGATCCTGGAAATCCTCGCCGTATCAGTTCCCGCCTCGCTGTTTGGGGTAGCGATTGCGGCCCTGTGGAGTTTGCGTCGCGGCAAAGATTTAGCGGATGACGTGGAGTTTCAGGAAAAACTGAAAGATCCGAAACAGCGAGAATTTATCTATGGCAGCACGGAAACGCTCATGAATCAGCGCTTCCCGAAACAAGCCTACTGGTCGACCTGGATCTTCTTCACCGGGATTGCCATCGTGGTTCTGCTCGGTGCCGTACCTGAATTGCGCCCTGCTTTTGAGGTAAAAGGCAAAATGGCGGCGCTTTCGATGAACCTTGTCATTCAGATGATGATGCTGATTGCCGGTGCTGTCATGCTAATGGCCTGCAAGGTGAATGCCTCTGCCATCTCGAACGGTGCGGTGTTTAAAGCGGGAATGGTCGCGATCTTCTCGGTGTTTGGCGTAGCGTGGATGAGCGATACCTTTTTCCAGGCGCATCTGGATGAACTGAAAATGGCGCTGGAAGGGGTCGTCAAAAGCCACCCGTGGACCTATGCCATTGTACTGTTTCTGGTTTCTAAACTGGTGAACAGCCAGGCGGCGGCGTTAACTGCGGTTGCACCGATGGGGTTAATGCTGGGCATCGATCCGAAAATGCTGATCGCCTTCTTCCCGGCCTCCTACGGCTACTTTGTCTTACCGACCTACCCCAGCGATCTGGCCTGCATTGGCTTTGACCGCTCAGGCACCACCCGCATCGGCAAATTTATCATTAACCACAGCTTCATCCTGCCGGGGCTGATTGGCGTGAGCTGCGCCTGTGCGGCGAGCTACCTGCTGGTCCAGACTTTCTTCTGA
- a CDS encoding DUF2766 family protein, giving the protein MSQNLSADQELVSDVVACQLVIKQILDVIDVIAPVEVREKMSTQLKNIDFTSHPAAADPVTLRAIQKAIALIELRFTPQGESH; this is encoded by the coding sequence ATGTCACAAAACCTGAGCGCCGATCAGGAACTGGTCTCTGACGTCGTTGCCTGTCAGTTGGTTATTAAGCAAATCCTTGATGTGATTGACGTTATCGCGCCTGTCGAAGTGCGTGAAAAAATGTCGACCCAGCTGAAAAACATCGATTTTACCAGCCATCCCGCGGCGGCCGATCCGGTTACGCTTCGCGCAATTCAGAAAGCCATCGCACTGATTGAGCTGCGATTCACCCCGCAGGGCGAGTCTCACTAA
- the azuC gene encoding stress response protein AzuC: MKLRKILKSMWANYCTTFKDVPPGAMF, translated from the coding sequence ATGAAACTGCGCAAAATCCTGAAAAGCATGTGGGCTAACTACTGCACGACTTTCAAAGACGTCCCACCGGGTGCGATGTTCTGA
- a CDS encoding RpiB/LacA/LacB family sugar-phosphate isomerase: MKIALMMENSQAAKNPIILNELKAVADEKGFPVYNVGMSDENDHHLTYIHLGIMASILLNARAVDFVVTGCGTGQGALMSLNIHPGVICGYCIDPADAFLFAQINNGNALSLPFAKGFGWGAELNVRFIFEKAFTGRNGEGYPPERKEPQVRNAGILNQVKAAVVKENYLDTLRAIDPELVKTAVSGQRFQQCFFENCQDKEIEAFVRGIVG, from the coding sequence ATGAAAATTGCGCTGATGATGGAAAACAGCCAGGCAGCTAAAAACCCCATCATCCTCAATGAGCTAAAAGCCGTTGCCGATGAAAAAGGCTTCCCGGTGTATAACGTCGGGATGAGCGACGAGAACGATCACCATCTTACTTATATCCATCTGGGCATTATGGCGAGCATTCTGCTGAATGCCAGAGCCGTGGATTTTGTCGTGACCGGCTGCGGTACCGGCCAGGGGGCGCTGATGTCGCTGAATATCCATCCGGGCGTGATTTGCGGCTATTGCATCGATCCTGCTGACGCCTTCCTGTTTGCGCAGATCAACAACGGCAACGCGCTGTCCCTGCCATTTGCCAAAGGTTTTGGCTGGGGCGCTGAATTGAACGTGCGCTTTATCTTTGAGAAAGCCTTCACGGGTCGTAACGGCGAGGGTTATCCGCCAGAGCGTAAAGAGCCGCAGGTGCGTAACGCGGGGATCCTGAATCAGGTGAAAGCGGCGGTGGTGAAAGAAAATTACCTCGATACCCTGCGCGCCATCGATCCTGAACTGGTGAAAACCGCCGTATCCGGCCAGCGCTTCCAGCAGTGTTTCTTTGAAAACTGCCAGGATAAAGAGATCGAAGCTTTCGTGCGTGGGATTGTTGGTTAA
- the yecR gene encoding YecR-like lipofamily protein: MKRVIIAGTILLVAGCNVNRQAEVSHLDAPNGIVRLDYGQAMLQNAHSDAYVNNGTAVKACQSMGYATASAYGQPVKTCTLISGSLCLNESMTIQYKCMGYAVNPNATNPWY, from the coding sequence ATGAAAAGAGTAATCATCGCCGGAACGATCCTGCTTGTCGCGGGGTGCAACGTTAACCGTCAGGCGGAGGTCAGTCACCTTGACGCCCCCAACGGGATTGTCCGACTGGACTACGGCCAGGCCATGCTGCAAAACGCCCATTCCGACGCGTATGTGAATAACGGCACCGCAGTAAAAGCCTGTCAGAGCATGGGGTATGCTACCGCCTCCGCCTACGGTCAGCCTGTCAAAACCTGTACCCTGATTAGCGGATCGCTGTGCCTGAACGAGAGCATGACCATTCAGTATAAATGCATGGGCTATGCCGTTAATCCTAACGCCACGAATCCATGGTATTAA